One window of Ignavibacteriales bacterium genomic DNA carries:
- a CDS encoding signal peptidase II gives MIRHKEQYFLKQFGLIFIISGGVGNLIDRIFNNGTVIDFIRLRLPLIESGIFNIADFYVTFGFIFLLMAMFKREKINVTN, from the coding sequence GTGATTAGACATAAAGAACAATATTTTTTAAAACAATTTGGTTTAATATTTATAATTAGTGGCGGTGTTGGAAATTTAATTGATAGAATTTTTAACAACGGAACTGTAATTGATTTTATCAGGTTAAGATTACCTTTAATAGAAAGCGGGATTTTTAATATTGCGGATTTCTATGTTACGTTTGGTTTTATCTTTCTTTTGATGGCAATGTTTAAGAGAGAAAAAATAAATGTTACAAATTGA
- a CDS encoding signal peptidase II gives MVGCDQATKKIAHTELRNKANTEIAGIINLQYAENDGGMLSLGSDLSQSLKFTIFILVVSLFLV, from the coding sequence TTGGTTGGATGTGATCAAGCAACAAAAAAAATTGCACACACAGAATTAAGGAATAAAGCCAATACGGAAATTGCAGGCATTATCAATCTTCAATATGCCGAAAATGATGGCGGAATGTTAAGTCTTGGTAGCGATTTGTCACAGTCTTTAAAATTTACAATTTTCATTTTAGTTGTGTCTTTATTTTTAGTCTGA
- a CDS encoding inorganic diphosphatase — translation MYSKPFHPWHNVSPGKDIPNTVNGIIEIPKGSKGKYELDKESGLLRLDRVLYSSVHYPANYGFIPQTYCDDKDPLDILIICSIDVDPLCLIEAKVIGVMHMIDDDEQDDKIVAVANNDMAVNYINDISELPPHTIVELRRFFEDYKKLEHKQVIVEQFLGREDAYKIVTEAVELYQKNKDSLLG, via the coding sequence ATGTATTCAAAACCATTTCATCCGTGGCACAATGTTAGTCCTGGTAAAGATATACCCAACACAGTAAATGGAATTATAGAAATTCCAAAAGGATCTAAAGGAAAGTATGAGCTTGATAAAGAAAGCGGATTATTAAGATTAGATCGTGTACTTTATTCATCTGTCCACTATCCGGCAAATTATGGATTTATTCCTCAAACTTATTGTGATGATAAAGATCCGCTTGATATACTTATTATTTGTTCAATTGATGTTGATCCACTTTGCTTAATTGAAGCAAAAGTAATTGGTGTTATGCATATGATTGATGACGATGAGCAGGATGATAAAATAGTGGCAGTTGCAAACAATGATATGGCTGTAAATTATATCAATGATATTTCAGAACTTCCACCGCATACCATTGTGGAATTAAGGAGATTTTTTGAAGATTACAAAAAGTTAGAGCACAAACAAGTTATTGTTGAGCAGTTTCTTGGCAGGGAAGATGCTTATAAAATTGTTACTGAAGCGGTTGAACTTTATCAAAAGAATAAAGACAGCTTGTTAGGCTAA
- a CDS encoding sodium:proton antiporter, whose amino-acid sequence MEHFANIEIPLLSLVPFVLMLLSIAIFPLFWNHFWEKNKNKLYVAIALSIPVIIYLITNNFLHRLIETMLFDYVPFLILLGALFTITGGILLTGDIEAKPKINTLFMGIGAVLASLMGTTGAAMLLIRPIIQTNKERTLKVHTILFFIAIVANCGGLLTPLGDPPLFMMYLRGAPFTWFFHLLPEWLVTNAALLIIYFLVDTYYHKKEPASAIIRDETNIRPIKIEGKRNFIFLIGVVLAVAFINEQYLNFISINPYFKFIREAVIVLMAYLSMQFTPRLLRTSNNFTWHPIEEVAYLFLGIFITMVPALLYLEVNAKHLGVQSVSQFYYYTGLLSSFLDNTPTAVTFHSLAMGLGITTGTLVAGIPEELLKAISTAAVFFGAMTYIGNGPNFMVKAVAEENNIKMPDFFSYMIKFSIIVLLPLFILMELLFI is encoded by the coding sequence ATGGAACATTTTGCTAATATTGAAATACCCCTTTTGAGCTTAGTCCCTTTTGTTTTGATGCTTTTATCAATAGCAATCTTTCCATTGTTTTGGAATCATTTTTGGGAAAAGAATAAAAACAAACTTTATGTTGCAATAGCATTAAGCATTCCGGTTATCATTTATTTAATTACAAATAATTTTTTACATAGATTAATTGAAACTATGCTTTTTGATTATGTGCCGTTTCTAATTTTACTTGGGGCTTTGTTTACGATTACCGGTGGCATTTTGCTAACGGGTGATATTGAAGCAAAGCCCAAAATCAACACCCTGTTTATGGGCATTGGTGCTGTGCTTGCTTCTTTAATGGGAACCACTGGAGCAGCAATGCTTTTAATTCGTCCGATCATTCAAACAAATAAAGAACGAACATTGAAAGTGCACACCATTTTATTTTTTATTGCAATTGTAGCAAACTGCGGCGGACTTTTAACTCCACTTGGTGACCCCCCATTATTTATGATGTATTTGCGTGGTGCGCCATTTACGTGGTTTTTTCATCTTTTACCTGAATGGTTGGTCACAAATGCTGCATTATTAATTATTTATTTTCTTGTTGACACTTATTATCACAAAAAAGAACCAGCTTCGGCAATAATACGTGATGAGACTAACATTCGCCCAATTAAGATTGAAGGTAAAAGAAATTTTATTTTCTTAATTGGTGTTGTTTTAGCAGTCGCATTTATAAATGAACAATACCTTAACTTTATAAGTATCAATCCTTACTTCAAATTTATTAGGGAGGCAGTAATTGTTTTAATGGCCTATTTATCTATGCAGTTTACTCCAAGACTCTTAAGAACATCAAACAATTTTACATGGCACCCAATTGAAGAAGTAGCATATTTATTTTTAGGAATTTTTATTACGATGGTTCCAGCATTGTTATATCTTGAAGTGAATGCAAAACACTTGGGGGTTCAGTCAGTCAGTCAGTTTTACTATTATACTGGTTTGCTTAGTAGTTTTCTCGATAACACTCCGACCGCTGTAACATTTCATTCTCTTGCAATGGGGCTTGGCATCACAACGGGAACTCTTGTTGCTGGGATTCCTGAAGAGTTGCTTAAGGCTATCTCAACAGCTGCTGTATTTTTTGGTGCGATGACGTATATTGGCAACGGACCTAACTTTATGGTTAAAGCTGTTGCTGAAGAAAATAATATTAAGATGCCTGATTTCTTTAGTTACATGATTAAGTTTTCAATTATCGTTCTATTACCACTGTTTATTTTAATGGAACTATTATTTATTTAA
- a CDS encoding proline--tRNA ligase, whose product MRLSKYFVPTLKEVPNDAVVISHILMLRTGMVRMLSAGIYSFLPLGYRVVKKVSEIIREEMDAISGQEFHLPALNPKEIWEETGRVEAFGDTLFHLKNREYVLAPTHEEIMTYHARNVVKSYKDMPQIWYQIQTKFRNESRPRSGVIRGRQFLMKDAYSFDTSWENLDKSYQLHDTAYRKIFDRCGLKYFVVGASSGAMGGTGSEEFMVKSAAGEDTVAYCESCGYAANVEVAESRIDVVEREAESKIIYEISTPHVHSIDELCEFLKINETQCAKSRIYIHDEKPVLILMLGNDEVNEIKLEKVLGGNVRPAHPEELKDISGADAGSIGPVGFKGRIIADNRLKDSNNVFSGANKNDYHIGGIDFKRDIPTVEFADFRIVKSGEGCPKCRKRLEVFAAIELGHIFKLGTKYSEAMGAKFLDENGKENPIIMGSYGIGVERVIACYIEQNHDAGGIIWDKTLAPFQVHLIGLNLKKQEIIDTCEKIYNDLTKQGIEVLFDNRDVTAGFKFNDADLLGMPIQVVIGEKKLKENKCEVKVRKTGERFDVEISGLMKKVKELLG is encoded by the coding sequence ATGAGATTAAGTAAATATTTTGTTCCAACACTAAAAGAAGTTCCAAACGATGCAGTGGTTATTAGCCATATTTTAATGCTAAGAACCGGAATGGTACGAATGCTTTCGGCAGGAATTTATTCTTTTCTTCCTCTAGGATACAGAGTTGTAAAAAAAGTAAGTGAAATTATCCGTGAAGAAATGGATGCAATTAGTGGACAAGAATTTCATCTTCCTGCACTTAATCCTAAAGAAATTTGGGAAGAAACCGGAAGAGTGGAAGCTTTTGGTGATACATTGTTTCATCTAAAAAATCGCGAGTATGTGCTTGCACCAACTCACGAAGAGATTATGACTTATCACGCACGCAATGTCGTTAAATCTTATAAAGATATGCCTCAGATTTGGTATCAGATACAAACAAAATTTAGAAATGAATCGAGACCAAGAAGCGGTGTTATACGTGGAAGACAATTTTTGATGAAAGACGCTTATAGTTTTGATACAAGCTGGGAAAACTTAGACAAATCTTATCAGCTGCATGATACAGCATACAGAAAAATATTTGATCGCTGCGGATTAAAATATTTTGTTGTCGGTGCATCAAGCGGCGCAATGGGTGGGACAGGTTCGGAAGAATTTATGGTTAAATCCGCGGCCGGCGAAGATACGGTTGCTTACTGTGAATCCTGCGGTTACGCTGCAAACGTTGAAGTTGCTGAATCCAGAATTGATGTGGTTGAAAGAGAAGCTGAGAGTAAAATTATTTATGAAATCTCAACACCACATGTTCATTCGATTGATGAACTGTGTGAGTTCCTGAAAATTAATGAAACACAATGTGCAAAATCAAGAATTTATATTCACGACGAAAAACCTGTTCTAATTTTAATGCTTGGTAATGATGAAGTAAACGAAATTAAATTAGAAAAAGTTCTTGGCGGGAATGTTCGTCCTGCACATCCTGAAGAGTTAAAAGATATTTCAGGGGCAGATGCCGGTTCAATTGGTCCTGTTGGTTTTAAAGGAAGAATAATTGCAGATAATCGTTTGAAAGATTCCAACAATGTGTTCAGTGGCGCTAATAAAAATGATTATCACATTGGCGGAATAGATTTTAAACGTGACATTCCAACTGTTGAGTTTGCAGATTTTAGAATTGTAAAATCTGGTGAAGGCTGTCCAAAATGTAGAAAACGATTAGAAGTTTTTGCTGCAATTGAACTCGGACATATATTTAAACTTGGTACGAAATACTCAGAAGCAATGGGCGCAAAATTTCTTGATGAAAACGGAAAAGAAAATCCAATAATTATGGGCAGTTATGGAATAGGCGTTGAGCGTGTTATAGCTTGCTATATTGAACAAAATCACGATGCAGGTGGAATAATCTGGGATAAAACTCTTGCACCATTCCAAGTTCACTTAATCGGATTGAATTTAAAGAAGCAGGAAATTATTGATACTTGCGAAAAAATCTACAATGATTTAACCAAGCAAGGAATCGAAGTTCTGTTTGATAATCGCGATGTTACTGCAGGATTTAAATTTAACGATGCGGATTTACTCGGAATGCCAATTCAAGTTGTAATCGGTGAGAAGAAACTAAAGGAAAACAAGTGCGAAGTTAAAGTTAGAAAAACTGGTGAGCGATTTGATGTTGAGATTAGTGGATTGATGAAGAAGGTTAAGGAGTTGTTGGGATAG
- a CDS encoding oligopeptide transporter, OPT family — MSEHHSGKIEGLPDNAYTELKPGEEYKPLMPANSNPQEITVYSVTMGLLMAVLFSAAAAYLGLKIGQVFEAAIPIAIIAVGVSTLLKKKSALGQNVIIQSIGQNSGLIVAGAIFTIPALYILNLQAEFYQIFLASAFGGVLGMLFIIPFRKYFVAEMHGKFPFPEATATTEILVAGEKGGKQAMVLVVSGLIGGFYDFIIATFGWWSETFTTRVVGVGEMLADKFKLVFRLNVGAAVMGLGYIVGLKYAAIIAAGSFVSWYLLVPVISYIGAGLTEPFGTGASKIISLMSAEEIFRQYVRHVGIGGIAMAGIIGIIRSSKIIRDALALAVKEIFEKKSAENTAIRTQIDLSMKIIVGGLVITAILLFVFFQMGVVHNLGWAFAGLLIVLIISFLFTTVAANAIAIVGTNPVSGMTLMTLILSSIVLTSVGLKGESGMIAALIIGGVVCTALSMAGGFITDLKIGYWLGSTPRKQEQWKFLGVLVSSLTVGFVIMILNETYGFVGEGSLVAPQANAMAAVIQPLMDQQPAPWILYIVGAILALVLTMIKVPALAFALGMYIPLELNTPLLIGGLIAHFVSTRSKDEKINTARRERGTLIASGFIAGGALMGVISAILRWQGFNWVNPEWAESHSAELLGIIMFAALCGYMIWDSLRGKPEAE; from the coding sequence ATGAGCGAACATCACAGCGGAAAAATTGAAGGGCTACCAGATAATGCTTACACAGAGCTAAAACCCGGCGAAGAATATAAACCACTGATGCCTGCAAATTCTAATCCGCAGGAAATTACGGTTTACTCTGTAACAATGGGATTGTTAATGGCAGTTTTGTTTTCAGCAGCAGCAGCTTATCTTGGTTTAAAAATCGGACAGGTGTTTGAAGCTGCTATTCCAATTGCAATTATTGCGGTTGGGGTTTCAACATTGCTGAAGAAAAAAAGTGCACTCGGACAAAATGTGATTATTCAGTCCATCGGGCAAAACTCCGGACTGATAGTAGCCGGTGCGATTTTTACAATTCCTGCCTTGTACATTTTAAATCTGCAAGCAGAATTCTATCAAATCTTTTTAGCATCTGCATTTGGCGGCGTGTTGGGAATGTTATTCATCATTCCGTTTAGAAAATATTTTGTAGCCGAAATGCACGGAAAATTTCCCTTTCCTGAAGCAACGGCAACAACCGAAATTTTAGTTGCCGGGGAAAAAGGCGGCAAGCAAGCAATGGTTTTAGTTGTTAGCGGATTGATAGGCGGATTTTATGATTTTATAATTGCAACGTTTGGATGGTGGAGCGAAACTTTTACAACTCGAGTTGTTGGTGTTGGCGAAATGCTTGCTGATAAATTTAAACTTGTTTTTCGCTTAAATGTTGGCGCCGCTGTTATGGGCCTGGGTTATATTGTTGGATTAAAGTATGCAGCTATCATTGCTGCAGGATCTTTCGTTTCGTGGTATCTCCTTGTCCCGGTAATCTCTTATATCGGTGCTGGGTTAACTGAACCATTTGGAACTGGTGCCTCAAAAATTATTTCTCTAATGAGTGCAGAAGAAATATTTAGACAATACGTTCGCCACGTCGGCATTGGTGGAATTGCGATGGCAGGAATTATTGGAATAATTCGTTCTTCAAAAATAATAAGAGATGCGCTTGCTCTTGCGGTTAAAGAAATTTTTGAAAAAAAATCAGCGGAAAATACAGCAATAAGAACTCAAATTGATCTTTCGATGAAGATAATTGTTGGTGGACTTGTAATTACTGCAATTTTACTTTTTGTCTTTTTCCAAATGGGCGTTGTTCATAATCTTGGTTGGGCTTTTGCAGGATTACTAATCGTACTTATTATTTCATTTTTATTTACTACTGTTGCAGCAAACGCAATTGCTATTGTGGGAACGAATCCTGTAAGCGGAATGACATTGATGACATTAATTCTTTCTTCAATCGTGCTTACTTCTGTTGGATTAAAAGGCGAATCAGGAATGATTGCCGCACTAATAATCGGTGGTGTTGTTTGTACAGCACTTTCAATGGCTGGTGGATTTATAACCGATTTAAAAATTGGTTACTGGCTGGGTTCTACTCCACGCAAACAGGAACAATGGAAATTCTTAGGCGTTCTTGTTTCGTCACTTACGGTTGGATTTGTAATTATGATATTAAATGAAACTTACGGATTTGTTGGCGAAGGATCATTAGTTGCACCGCAAGCAAATGCGATGGCAGCCGTTATTCAACCACTGATGGATCAGCAGCCAGCACCATGGATACTTTATATTGTTGGAGCGATTTTAGCATTAGTGCTTACAATGATAAAAGTTCCTGCACTCGCATTCGCGCTTGGAATGTACATTCCACTTGAATTAAATACTCCATTGCTTATCGGCGGATTGATTGCACACTTTGTATCAACCCGTAGCAAAGATGAAAAAATAAATACTGCACGAAGAGAACGCGGAACATTAATCGCTTCCGGATTTATAGCCGGTGGTGCTTTGATGGGAGTTATAAGTGCAATTTTAAGATGGCAAGGATTTAACTGGGTTAATCCAGAATGGGCTGAATCACATTCTGCGGAATTATTAGGAATTATAATGTTTGCCGCACTTTGTGGTTATATGATTTGGGATTCCCTGAGAGGAAAACCAGAGGCAGAATAA
- a CDS encoding S8 family serine peptidase gives MKIRFFSFFLSLTISVFAQVNDQTFLSLKDTGVEEFIKLHPEFDGRGTIILVLDTGVDMGIDGLTKTSTGDVKVIDAQDFTGQGDMPLVEADLTSKDGKDAFENEEKGYSVFADKNKMIKSADDNYWMSVLNETHLMNSGSGAQDLNGNGVKDDKYFMVTYKTTEGYWVVYFDTNGNNDLSDEKPFRNYKENYDSFTIENQKGLTPITLALNIFSEEKRISLYFDDGSHGTHCAGIAAGFNIGDAGINGVAPGAKVIGLKLGNNNYPGGATVTESMKNAYLYADKISKEMKVPCIVSMSFGVGSEIEAKSEMEKFLADLLTKNPYLYVSTSNGNNGPGISSAGLPSSSSYVFSSGAVLTQEIARDNYGNILPYNMLLHFSSRGGEVSKPDVISPGAATSTVPNFSVGDKFWGTSMACPYTSGVMALLLSAAEKEFPGVKIPSQLLFKIIREGAVKRNEYTPIDQGGGYINVLNSYEILKKYLKSNEISKFETYTVSSFAPNQPDNRSRNLYLRDGSYLTGDEIFSYVVKRDNSIKSNKFYRVYNLKCDADWLTLVQKKTYIRNDQPAVVNVKVDKSKVKEPGLYTTTITAYRDDASKIPEFDMLATLVVPYEINSSNNYKIIWKDKVVNQGMIDRYFIKIPAGQNSMKVTLSRDASSNKYARCRYFLSNNDGVQIESSGVLYSVNKDEKVENYYYDLEPGIYEIDVDGFFLATDPSTYNLAVEFLSIQTVDAKEVSLNDERIELANYFNESQTYNISSELLGYQRNYNLTVDGSDTYKMPFTIYKGEGSKEFNFTLSKEDFIKTTDFAFQILDDKGKAIKKGGLSYRTDNLSVNMPADKDSIKYILEIIPAFVSKGLSANVDIKEITYSSSPVSVDVKFSGRTSLTLYPNNIKYLDFNFSQPISKIPVDAVGYGKVYFKSPSTSKTEYELPINFKF, from the coding sequence ATGAAAATCCGATTTTTTTCATTTTTTTTATCACTAACCATTTCAGTTTTTGCACAAGTTAATGACCAAACATTTTTATCTCTAAAGGACACCGGAGTTGAAGAATTTATCAAACTTCATCCGGAGTTTGATGGAAGAGGAACAATTATTCTCGTACTTGATACCGGAGTTGATATGGGAATAGACGGACTTACAAAAACATCTACGGGTGACGTAAAAGTAATTGACGCACAGGATTTTACCGGACAAGGAGATATGCCTCTTGTTGAAGCTGATCTAACAAGTAAAGATGGTAAGGATGCTTTTGAAAATGAGGAAAAGGGCTATTCTGTTTTTGCTGATAAAAATAAAATGATAAAAAGTGCAGATGATAATTATTGGATGAGTGTTCTAAATGAAACCCATTTGATGAATTCAGGTTCCGGTGCGCAGGATTTAAATGGCAATGGTGTTAAAGATGATAAATATTTTATGGTTACGTATAAAACAACTGAAGGTTATTGGGTTGTTTATTTTGATACAAACGGAAACAATGATTTATCCGACGAGAAACCATTCCGCAATTACAAAGAAAATTATGATTCATTTACAATTGAAAATCAAAAAGGTTTAACACCAATTACGCTTGCGTTAAATATCTTTTCCGAGGAAAAAAGAATCTCGCTTTATTTTGATGATGGTTCACACGGAACACATTGCGCAGGTATTGCAGCAGGATTCAACATCGGCGATGCTGGTATAAATGGAGTTGCCCCTGGAGCAAAAGTTATAGGGTTAAAGCTTGGTAATAATAATTATCCTGGCGGTGCAACAGTAACCGAATCTATGAAAAATGCATACTTGTACGCAGATAAAATTTCTAAAGAAATGAAAGTTCCTTGCATCGTAAGTATGAGTTTTGGTGTTGGTAGTGAGATTGAAGCAAAATCTGAAATGGAAAAATTTCTTGCAGATTTGTTAACTAAAAACCCATACTTGTATGTTAGCACAAGCAATGGTAATAATGGACCGGGAATTTCATCTGCCGGCTTACCTTCATCAAGCAGTTATGTGTTTTCATCAGGAGCAGTTTTAACACAAGAAATTGCGCGTGATAATTATGGAAACATTCTTCCATATAATATGCTTCTACATTTTAGTTCACGAGGCGGAGAAGTAAGCAAACCTGATGTAATCTCTCCCGGCGCTGCAACATCAACCGTTCCAAATTTTTCTGTCGGCGATAAGTTTTGGGGAACCAGTATGGCTTGTCCATATACTTCGGGAGTAATGGCTTTATTGTTAAGTGCTGCTGAAAAAGAATTTCCGGGTGTGAAAATTCCTTCTCAGCTTCTTTTCAAAATTATCCGCGAAGGTGCTGTTAAACGAAACGAATACACTCCAATTGATCAAGGTGGGGGATATATTAATGTTTTAAACTCTTATGAAATTCTTAAAAAGTATTTAAAGAGTAATGAAATTTCAAAATTTGAAACTTACACAGTTTCATCATTCGCACCAAATCAGCCTGATAACAGATCAAGAAATTTATATCTCCGTGATGGATCTTATTTAACCGGCGATGAAATATTTTCTTATGTTGTTAAAAGAGATAATTCAATTAAATCAAATAAGTTTTATAGAGTTTACAATCTAAAATGTGATGCTGATTGGCTTACGCTCGTTCAGAAGAAAACCTATATAAGAAATGATCAGCCGGCAGTTGTTAATGTTAAAGTTGATAAATCAAAAGTTAAAGAACCAGGGCTTTACACCACTACAATTACAGCTTATCGCGATGATGCTAGTAAAATCCCAGAGTTTGATATGCTTGCCACACTTGTTGTTCCTTATGAAATCAATTCATCCAATAATTATAAAATTATTTGGAAAGATAAAGTTGTAAACCAGGGAATGATTGACCGGTATTTTATTAAAATTCCTGCGGGGCAGAACAGTATGAAAGTTACATTAAGCAGAGATGCTTCATCAAATAAATACGCTCGCTGCCGCTACTTTTTAAGTAATAATGATGGGGTGCAAATCGAAAGTTCAGGTGTGCTTTACTCAGTTAATAAAGATGAAAAAGTGGAAAACTACTATTATGATTTAGAGCCTGGAATTTACGAAATTGATGTTGATGGATTTTTCTTAGCAACTGATCCTTCAACATACAATCTTGCAGTTGAGTTTTTATCAATTCAAACTGTTGATGCCAAAGAAGTCTCACTAAACGATGAACGAATTGAATTAGCTAATTACTTTAATGAGTCTCAAACATATAATATAAGTTCAGAATTGCTTGGATATCAACGCAATTACAATTTAACGGTTGATGGAAGTGATACCTACAAAATGCCTTTTACAATTTATAAAGGCGAAGGTTCAAAAGAATTTAATTTTACTTTGAGCAAAGAAGATTTTATTAAGACTACTGACTTTGCATTCCAAATTTTAGATGACAAAGGCAAAGCAATAAAAAAAGGTGGTTTATCATACAGAACAGATAATCTTAGTGTTAATATGCCGGCGGATAAAGACAGCATAAAATATATATTAGAGATTATCCCGGCCTTCGTAAGTAAAGGATTATCTGCTAACGTTGATATTAAAGAAATTACATATTCCTCGTCTCCAGTTTCAGTTGATGTAAAATTTAGTGGTAGAACTTCATTAACATTATATCCAAATAATATTAAATATTTAGATTTTAATTTTTCACAGCCAATATCAAAAATCCCTGTAGATGCAGTCGGCTATGGAAAAGTATATTTTAAATCTCCATCAACTAGTAAAACAGAGTATGAACTCCCAATTAATTTTAAATTCTAA
- the rsmI gene encoding 16S rRNA (cytidine(1402)-2'-O)-methyltransferase, giving the protein MKPKLYIVSTPIGNYEDITLRALRILKECDFIICEEFKEARRLLSNYKIEKELFSLNEHNENESANELILKLLEGKSAALISDCGTPLFSDPGHLLVDLALQNKIDVIPVPGVSSLLTALVGSGLNFEKFYYYGWLSPKKDIRRKQLMDLRKRRETIVLMDTPYRLKTLLEDIVKLLGPNIPCVLAFELTKEKEKFYRGNTQNILKAVERENLKGEFVLLLRNASH; this is encoded by the coding sequence ATGAAACCAAAACTATACATTGTCTCAACCCCAATTGGAAATTATGAAGATATAACTTTACGCGCTTTACGAATTTTAAAAGAATGTGATTTTATTATTTGCGAAGAATTTAAAGAAGCGAGAAGATTATTATCCAATTATAAAATTGAGAAAGAACTTTTCTCGTTAAATGAGCACAACGAAAATGAGAGTGCAAATGAGTTAATCCTAAAATTACTTGAAGGAAAATCAGCTGCACTTATTTCTGATTGCGGAACACCTCTTTTTTCTGATCCCGGACATTTATTAGTTGATCTTGCTTTGCAAAACAAAATTGATGTAATTCCCGTTCCAGGAGTTAGTTCATTGCTTACTGCTTTAGTTGGAAGCGGGTTAAATTTTGAAAAATTTTATTACTACGGCTGGCTTTCACCCAAAAAAGATATAAGAAGAAAGCAATTGATGGATTTGCGAAAGCGACGAGAAACAATTGTTTTAATGGATACACCATACAGATTAAAAACTTTGCTGGAAGATATTGTTAAACTACTTGGCCCAAACATTCCCTGCGTTCTTGCATTTGAATTAACAAAAGAAAAGGAAAAGTTCTATCGTGGTAACACACAGAACATTTTGAAGGCGGTGGAACGAGAAAATCTTAAAGGTGAGTTTGTGTTATTGCTGAGGAACGCAAGTCATTAG